In Actinoplanes derwentensis, the following proteins share a genomic window:
- the ileS gene encoding isoleucine--tRNA ligase, whose amino-acid sequence MAYPKHTDATGVPASPDLPAVERAVLDHWAADKTFEASVEQRPAGENGSNEYVFYDGPPFANGLPHYGHLFTGYVKDLVPRYQAMRGKHVERRFGWDTHGMPAEVETEKQLGITSKAQILDLGVEKFNEACRASVLAYTKDWERYVTRQARWVDFENDYKTLDPAYMESVMWAFKTLHEKGLVYEGFRVLAYCWRCETPLSNTETRMDDVYRDRTDPALTVRFRLDTGEDIAVWTTTPWTLPSNLALAVGPDIEYAVMSDESGQKLIVGAGRVGAYAKELEGYEQVGTVQGSDLVGKRYTPLFGFLVEQAGENAFQVLGADFVTTEDGTGVVHMAPAFGEDDQNACNAAGIPTLVTVDEHTRFTSLVPDFEGLQVFDANKPVIAALKERGVVLRHDAYVHSYPHCWRCDTPLVYKAVSSWFVAVSTFRDRMVELNQEINWTPAHIKDGSFGKWLANARDWSISRNRFWGSPIPVWKSDDPQYPRVDVYGSYDELERDFGVRVADLHRPHVDELTRPNPDDPTGQSTMRRVPEVLDCWFESGSMPFAQVHYPFENKDWFEDHYPGDFIVEYIGQTRGWFYTMHVLATALFDRPAFRNCLSHGILLGEDGRKMSKSLRNYPDVYRVFDTYGSDAMRWMLMSSPVLRGGDMPVTEPAIRDSVRQVLLPLWNVWYFFSLYANASGYQAKLRTDSTHLLDRYVLAKTRELVEDVQRQMDEYDISGAAASIRSYLDALTNWYVRRSRDRFWAGDEDAFDTLATVLETLTRVVAPLAPLTAEEIWRGLTGGRSVHLTDWPSADTFPADHELVASMDAIRDVASAALSLRKAKGLRVRLPLAALTVATADGNKLTGLGDLLKDEVNVKDVVFTDDVAAYCRQVLTVVPRALGPRVGKQVQQVIKAVKSGDWQLVDGAPVAAGVTLAEGEYELKLVASDVENSAPLPAGGGVVVLDTAVTPELATEGLARDVIRVVQQARRDADLDVSDRITLVLSVPATVRAAVEAYREFVAGETLATTVEFADLSGGFTGEVGDGEQVTVTVSAV is encoded by the coding sequence ATGGCCTACCCGAAACACACCGACGCCACCGGCGTACCGGCAAGTCCGGATCTTCCGGCGGTCGAGCGTGCCGTCCTGGACCATTGGGCGGCCGACAAGACCTTCGAGGCGTCCGTCGAGCAGCGCCCGGCCGGCGAGAACGGCTCGAACGAGTACGTCTTCTACGACGGCCCGCCGTTCGCCAACGGGCTGCCGCACTACGGGCACCTCTTCACCGGTTATGTGAAGGACCTGGTCCCGCGTTACCAGGCGATGCGTGGCAAGCACGTGGAGCGCCGGTTCGGCTGGGACACCCACGGCATGCCCGCCGAGGTGGAGACCGAGAAGCAGCTCGGCATCACCAGCAAGGCGCAGATCCTCGACCTGGGTGTGGAGAAGTTCAACGAGGCCTGCCGGGCTTCGGTGCTCGCCTACACCAAGGACTGGGAGCGGTACGTCACCCGTCAGGCCCGGTGGGTGGACTTCGAGAACGACTACAAGACCCTCGACCCGGCGTACATGGAGTCGGTCATGTGGGCGTTCAAGACGCTGCATGAGAAGGGCCTGGTGTACGAGGGTTTCCGCGTCCTGGCGTACTGCTGGCGCTGTGAGACCCCGCTGTCGAACACCGAGACCCGGATGGACGACGTCTACCGGGATCGCACCGACCCGGCGCTGACCGTCCGGTTCCGCCTGGACACCGGTGAGGACATCGCGGTGTGGACGACCACCCCGTGGACGCTGCCGTCGAACCTGGCCCTCGCCGTCGGCCCGGACATCGAATATGCCGTCATGTCCGACGAATCAGGTCAAAAGCTCATCGTGGGAGCCGGGCGGGTCGGTGCCTACGCGAAGGAGTTGGAGGGCTACGAGCAGGTCGGTACCGTGCAGGGGTCTGATCTGGTCGGCAAGAGGTACACCCCGCTGTTCGGCTTCCTCGTCGAGCAGGCCGGGGAGAACGCCTTCCAGGTGCTCGGCGCCGACTTCGTGACCACCGAGGACGGCACCGGTGTCGTCCACATGGCCCCGGCCTTCGGTGAGGACGACCAGAACGCCTGCAACGCCGCCGGCATCCCGACCCTGGTGACCGTCGACGAGCACACCCGGTTCACCTCGCTGGTCCCCGACTTCGAGGGCCTGCAGGTCTTCGACGCGAACAAGCCGGTGATCGCCGCCCTGAAGGAGCGAGGCGTGGTGCTGCGCCACGACGCCTACGTCCACTCGTACCCGCACTGCTGGCGCTGTGACACCCCGCTCGTCTACAAGGCGGTGTCGTCCTGGTTCGTGGCGGTGAGCACGTTCCGGGACCGGATGGTCGAGCTGAACCAGGAGATCAACTGGACTCCGGCGCACATCAAGGACGGCTCGTTCGGCAAGTGGCTGGCGAACGCCCGCGACTGGTCGATCTCCCGTAACCGGTTCTGGGGCTCGCCGATCCCGGTGTGGAAGTCGGACGACCCGCAGTACCCGCGGGTCGACGTCTACGGCTCCTACGACGAGCTGGAGCGCGACTTCGGGGTGCGGGTGGCGGATCTGCACCGGCCGCACGTCGACGAGCTGACCCGGCCCAACCCGGACGACCCGACCGGGCAGTCCACCATGCGCCGGGTTCCGGAGGTGCTGGACTGCTGGTTCGAGTCCGGTTCGATGCCGTTCGCCCAGGTGCACTACCCGTTCGAGAACAAGGACTGGTTCGAGGACCACTACCCGGGCGACTTCATCGTCGAGTACATCGGGCAGACCCGCGGCTGGTTCTACACCATGCACGTGCTGGCCACGGCACTGTTCGACCGGCCCGCGTTCCGCAACTGCCTGAGCCACGGCATCCTGCTGGGCGAGGACGGTCGCAAGATGTCCAAGTCGCTGCGGAACTATCCGGACGTGTACCGGGTGTTCGACACGTACGGCTCGGACGCCATGCGCTGGATGCTGATGTCCTCCCCGGTGCTCCGGGGCGGCGACATGCCGGTGACCGAACCGGCGATCCGGGACTCGGTGCGCCAGGTGCTGCTGCCGCTCTGGAACGTCTGGTACTTCTTCAGCCTCTACGCCAACGCCTCCGGCTATCAGGCGAAACTCCGGACGGATTCGACACACCTTCTCGATCGGTACGTCCTGGCGAAGACGCGCGAGCTTGTCGAAGACGTCCAACGGCAGATGGATGAATACGACATCTCGGGTGCGGCGGCTTCCATCAGGAGCTACCTCGACGCGCTCACCAACTGGTACGTGCGCCGCTCCCGGGACCGTTTCTGGGCCGGTGACGAGGACGCCTTCGACACCCTGGCCACCGTGCTGGAGACCCTCACCCGGGTGGTGGCGCCGCTCGCGCCGCTGACGGCTGAGGAGATCTGGCGCGGCCTGACCGGCGGTCGTTCGGTGCACCTGACCGACTGGCCGTCGGCGGACACGTTCCCGGCCGACCACGAACTGGTCGCGTCGATGGACGCGATCCGCGACGTCGCCTCGGCGGCCCTGTCGCTGCGCAAGGCGAAGGGCCTGCGGGTCCGGCTGCCGCTGGCCGCGCTCACCGTGGCGACGGCCGACGGCAACAAGCTGACCGGACTCGGTGACCTGCTCAAGGACGAGGTCAACGTCAAGGACGTGGTCTTCACCGACGACGTCGCCGCGTACTGCCGGCAGGTCCTCACCGTCGTACCGCGGGCTCTCGGTCCTCGGGTCGGCAAGCAGGTCCAGCAGGTCATCAAGGCGGTCAAGTCCGGTGACTGGCAGCTCGTCGACGGCGCTCCGGTCGCGGCCGGCGTGACCCTCGCCGAGGGCGAGTACGAGCTGAAGCTGGTCGCCAGCGACGTGGAGAACTCCGCGCCGCTGCCGGCCGGTGGCGGTGTCGTGGTCCTCGACACGGCGGTCACCCCGGAACTGGCCACCGAAGGCCTGGCCCGCGACGTGATCCGCGTCGTTCAGCAGGCCCGCCGGGACGCCGACCTCGACG
- the ndk gene encoding nucleoside-diphosphate kinase encodes MSSTTERSLVLIKPDAVRRGLLGEILSRFERKGLTVEALELRTMDGSLADAHYAEHVDKAFYPPLKDFMTSGPLAAVVLSGDTVIDVVRAMIGATDGRKAAAGTIRGDLALSNRENLVHASDSPESAERELALWFPKA; translated from the coding sequence TTGTCCAGCACCACCGAACGTTCGCTCGTGCTCATCAAGCCTGACGCGGTCCGCCGCGGACTGCTCGGCGAGATTCTGTCCCGTTTCGAGCGTAAGGGTCTGACCGTCGAGGCGCTGGAGTTGCGCACGATGGACGGCTCGCTGGCCGACGCGCACTACGCCGAGCACGTCGACAAGGCCTTCTACCCGCCGTTGAAGGATTTCATGACGAGTGGCCCGCTGGCCGCCGTGGTCCTCTCCGGTGACACGGTCATCGACGTGGTCCGGGCCATGATCGGCGCGACCGACGGCCGGAAGGCGGCGGCCGGCACGATCCGTGGTGACCTGGCTCTCTCCAACCGGGAGAACCTGGTGCACGCCTCCGACTCGCCGGAGAGCGCCGAGCGTGAGCTGGCCCTCTGGTTCCCCAAGGCCTGA
- a CDS encoding VOC family protein: protein MANQTGRPIAPARRLVSAIMATLAVFVIVFGLGMASFPVAIFGLVVLGLAVGVAFMNVSRRGGRATVAGTAEVNSITPPPPAGAYGRATIELVVVAPGLGAFETMIRESRVPVDRWPLPGTTVPITVDVDDTRRVRVNWKDAPGRPEGGDPPPPQQSTARADAADLDDELLGSVDPAPWEGRHDWDVDGDGISPSRGGGGTTTYARRTAAPVVVRDTPAGTIVEGHVVDTEEEPPPLPRRAGSAQRFDQPPPTDRDEQFTTPPPRDLADDLFSTPPTHTFNDDLFSTPPTHTFNDDGPTPDFDDRRTPPPTRDFDDDRLSPPPAHDFDDDRATPPSGRDFQDDRATAQPPRDLDDDRLTTSPARTSSPDYDRLTASPPDDDRLRASSPGDDRFAARTPDPDDHPFTERRPADDDRRTARSRPARPASPDAWSAVPSESPFTSTSTPTSPARGGNPSTAYPPSPSTGPTAAAASGPSGTATSRPARPRPSPRRRSTPPTTDTPLGTPPEPSTTPTPATSNTTTATENAATATTATATTLPQTTTAPPAQRIPDDSRHNPAADHDAAIDLDLDGPPAASASATNSAPAAATDSRSTATAPPQRTGPDVVSPMGSAPATRERPEPEPTGSTPATDRIAPVSPAADRTNPVSPAAPSLHRATDSASPAAPVSPAPSGRPRPTTGPAGTAAPAPASTSGPKRSRSTGPTDPVSPAARSPRPIGETPPPPPAARPAGAPAPPPAPVARPSHAAPPPPAGRTARPSASSARPPVSPVGPPTATSRPAAGPSPEQPDQQAWSRPTRSAPVPPQASRPAPAPHQAPAPRPAREDDRWAPPVPERLAPRQTSRQAPPSDTAQPESPPESTTFSSLSSPSDSTEPLVRPSRSTEAPARPSQFTDAPTQPTQPTDASTQPSRSTDASAQAAQSAGVPAEPSRSTGIPAEPSRAETPWAPPVDRSATSAHGSAPVTPVPPNVEARPLGSRTRFFLQPGDETPPDDDFLRDDEPRDATPRGDAPQQATGTQSGSGTRQGGAFQSGGVAGTRPEPTPASVRPEPRPGRTSSSAPTPVGSPPAAPVPDRPFPSAPPPATPQVAAHPAAVQPTASPPPADPHSDQPWAGHGDKARPADRVWITDDDDKPRPDQIDIPLDRDFPIGGDLSFTGTREPAKATTPTPTPTPTPTPTPTPVNRESTPSVITPETTTSGVSIHQAPANPAPTTQQPANQAPANQAPETPASAEPVEPEPAPGTPQPSALRDGIIGVAVGRAAVSPGAFATTHLEDAEEDDQRRPPSGPWGDFSRREPDEHAGDVITAYPSARPGPAGAIHGVGITVLVTDLNRSTRFYRDILGFHEIDNGDGSAVLASGDTRLVLRTVHSLTSEAGRLIYLNLEVGDIEAVHAELRDKGVKFVHSPRPVNRGDRLELWSATFRDPDNHNIAITQWRAIH, encoded by the coding sequence GTGGCGAACCAGACCGGCCGGCCTATCGCACCGGCACGCCGACTGGTGTCGGCGATCATGGCCACGCTGGCGGTCTTCGTGATCGTCTTCGGGCTGGGTATGGCGAGTTTTCCGGTCGCCATATTCGGGCTCGTCGTGCTCGGCCTAGCCGTGGGCGTCGCCTTCATGAACGTGTCACGCCGTGGCGGCCGCGCCACCGTGGCCGGCACCGCCGAGGTCAACTCGATCACGCCGCCCCCGCCCGCCGGAGCCTACGGCCGCGCCACCATCGAACTGGTGGTCGTCGCACCCGGGCTCGGCGCCTTCGAGACGATGATCCGCGAGTCCCGGGTCCCGGTCGACAGATGGCCACTGCCCGGCACCACCGTGCCGATCACCGTCGACGTCGACGACACCCGCCGCGTCCGGGTCAACTGGAAGGACGCGCCCGGCCGCCCCGAAGGCGGCGACCCGCCACCGCCGCAGCAGTCCACCGCCCGCGCGGACGCCGCCGACCTGGACGACGAGCTGCTGGGCAGCGTCGACCCGGCCCCCTGGGAGGGCCGCCACGACTGGGACGTCGACGGCGACGGCATCTCCCCGTCCCGCGGTGGCGGCGGCACCACGACATACGCCCGCCGCACCGCCGCGCCCGTCGTGGTCCGCGACACACCCGCCGGGACCATAGTCGAAGGCCACGTAGTCGACACCGAGGAGGAGCCGCCGCCGCTCCCCCGCCGGGCCGGCAGCGCCCAGCGCTTCGACCAGCCCCCGCCCACCGACCGGGACGAGCAGTTCACCACCCCGCCGCCCCGTGACCTGGCCGACGACCTGTTCAGCACCCCACCGACCCACACGTTCAACGACGACTTGTTCAGCACGCCGCCCACCCACACCTTCAACGACGACGGCCCCACCCCCGACTTCGACGACCGGCGCACTCCCCCACCCACCCGCGACTTCGACGACGACCGGCTCAGCCCTCCGCCCGCTCACGACTTCGACGACGACCGGGCCACCCCTCCGTCAGGTCGCGACTTCCAGGACGACCGGGCCACCGCGCAGCCGCCCCGCGACCTCGACGACGACCGGCTCACCACCAGCCCGGCCCGCACCTCGTCACCGGACTACGACCGGCTCACCGCCTCGCCACCGGATGACGACCGGCTCCGTGCCTCGTCACCGGGCGACGACCGTTTCGCCGCGCGGACACCTGATCCGGATGACCATCCGTTCACCGAGCGGCGGCCGGCGGATGACGACCGGCGCACGGCTCGTTCCCGTCCGGCACGCCCGGCCAGCCCGGACGCGTGGAGCGCGGTGCCCTCGGAGTCCCCGTTCACCTCGACGAGCACACCCACCTCCCCGGCCCGAGGCGGGAACCCTTCCACGGCCTACCCACCGTCGCCGTCGACCGGCCCGACAGCGGCAGCCGCATCCGGCCCGTCCGGCACCGCCACCAGCCGCCCGGCCCGCCCCCGGCCCAGCCCTCGCCGACGGTCGACCCCACCAACCACCGACACCCCTTTGGGTACGCCCCCAGAGCCCTCCACCACCCCCACCCCCGCCACGAGCAACACAACCACGGCCACCGAGAACGCGGCCACCGCGACCACGGCCACCGCGACGACGCTGCCGCAGACCACGACGGCACCCCCGGCCCAGCGCATTCCGGACGACTCCCGCCACAATCCCGCAGCCGACCACGACGCAGCCATCGACCTGGACCTGGACGGCCCACCGGCCGCCTCAGCCTCGGCGACCAACTCAGCCCCGGCGGCCGCCACCGATTCCCGCTCGACGGCCACCGCTCCGCCCCAGCGCACCGGCCCAGACGTCGTGTCCCCCATGGGTTCCGCCCCGGCCACCAGGGAACGCCCCGAGCCCGAGCCCACCGGCTCCACCCCCGCCACCGATCGCATCGCCCCGGTGTCACCGGCAGCCGATCGGACCAACCCGGTGTCACCGGCAGCCCCGTCGCTTCACCGGGCCACCGATTCGGCTTCACCCGCCGCCCCGGTGTCACCGGCACCGTCGGGCCGCCCGCGCCCCACCACCGGCCCGGCCGGAACCGCGGCACCGGCCCCGGCTTCGACCAGCGGGCCGAAGCGCTCCCGGTCCACCGGCCCGACCGATCCGGTGTCACCCGCGGCCCGATCGCCCCGGCCTATCGGGGAGACTCCGCCACCGCCACCGGCCGCCCGTCCGGCTGGTGCTCCCGCGCCGCCGCCCGCGCCGGTCGCCCGCCCGAGTCACGCGGCCCCGCCGCCACCTGCCGGACGTACCGCTCGCCCGTCTGCCTCCTCGGCCCGCCCGCCGGTCTCCCCGGTTGGCCCGCCGACCGCCACGTCCCGTCCGGCAGCCGGCCCTTCTCCGGAGCAGCCCGACCAGCAGGCCTGGTCACGGCCCACCCGGAGCGCCCCGGTCCCACCGCAGGCGTCCCGTCCGGCCCCGGCACCCCATCAGGCACCGGCTCCCCGCCCGGCCCGCGAGGACGACCGCTGGGCACCGCCGGTCCCGGAACGCCTGGCGCCCCGGCAGACCTCACGGCAGGCCCCGCCCTCGGACACCGCACAACCGGAGTCACCGCCCGAAAGCACCACGTTCAGCTCGCTCTCCTCCCCCAGCGACTCCACGGAGCCACTGGTCAGACCGTCCCGGTCTACGGAGGCCCCGGCTAGGCCGTCCCAGTTCACAGACGCCCCGACACAACCGACCCAGCCCACAGACGCCTCAACTCAGCCGTCCCGGTCCACGGACGCCTCAGCTCAGGCGGCCCAGTCCGCAGGGGTCCCGGCCGAGCCGTCTCGGTCCACGGGGATCCCGGCCGAGCCGTCCCGTGCCGAGACCCCTTGGGCACCGCCCGTCGACCGCTCCGCGACCTCGGCCCACGGTTCGGCCCCGGTGACCCCGGTACCGCCGAACGTCGAAGCCCGGCCACTGGGCAGCCGCACCCGCTTCTTCCTCCAGCCAGGGGACGAGACGCCACCGGACGACGACTTCCTACGTGACGACGAGCCGCGTGATGCAACCCCGCGCGGCGACGCCCCGCAACAGGCCACCGGAACGCAATCCGGCAGCGGAACGCGGCAGGGTGGCGCTTTCCAGTCGGGTGGTGTGGCGGGGACACGTCCTGAGCCGACTCCCGCGTCGGTCCGGCCGGAACCGCGCCCGGGCCGCACGTCTTCGTCGGCACCGACACCGGTCGGCTCGCCGCCCGCAGCCCCAGTGCCGGACCGGCCGTTCCCAAGTGCCCCACCGCCCGCAACCCCACAGGTCGCAGCCCACCCGGCCGCAGTCCAGCCGACCGCATCACCGCCGCCCGCGGACCCGCACTCCGACCAGCCCTGGGCTGGGCACGGCGACAAGGCCCGGCCCGCCGACCGGGTGTGGATCACCGATGACGATGACAAGCCGCGCCCAGACCAGATCGACATCCCCTTGGATCGGGACTTCCCGATCGGCGGCGATCTGTCCTTCACCGGAACCCGCGAACCGGCCAAGGCCACGACACCGACACCGACACCGACACCGACACCGACACCGACACCGACACCGGTGAACCGTGAGAGCACCCCGAGCGTCATCACGCCCGAGACCACTACCTCGGGCGTGTCGATCCACCAGGCACCCGCAAACCCGGCACCCACAACCCAGCAGCCCGCGAACCAGGCACCCGCGAACCAGGCACCCGAGACTCCGGCGTCCGCCGAACCGGTAGAGCCTGAGCCGGCACCCGGGACACCGCAGCCGTCAGCGCTTCGGGACGGCATCATCGGGGTGGCGGTGGGCCGGGCCGCGGTCTCGCCCGGCGCCTTCGCGACCACGCATCTGGAAGATGCCGAAGAGGACGACCAGCGACGCCCGCCGAGCGGCCCGTGGGGTGACTTCAGCCGCCGCGAGCCGGACGAACACGCGGGCGACGTGATCACCGCCTACCCCAGCGCGCGACCCGGCCCGGCCGGTGCGATCCACGGGGTGGGTATCACGGTGCTGGTAACCGATCTGAACCGGTCGACCCGGTTCTACCGGGACATCCTCGGCTTCCACGAGATCGACAACGGCGACGGCAGTGCGGTGCTCGCCTCCGGGGACACCCGGCTGGTGCTGCGAACCGTGCACAGCCTGACGTCGGAGGCGGGCCGCCTGATCTACCTGAACCTGGAGGTCGGTGACATCGAGGCGGTGCACGCCGAACTGCGGGACAAGGGTGTCAAGTTCGTCCACTCACCGCGCCCGGTGAACCGTGGTGACCGGCTGGAGTTGTGGTCGGCGACGTTCCGCGACCCGGACAACCACAACATCGCCATCACCCAGTGGCGGGCCATCCACTGA
- a CDS encoding DUF4233 domain-containing protein, whose amino-acid sequence MTESKPSGLKNPEAAVRGLGAATLGFEVIVLLLMIAPLKMLAGDRSGPPIIAVVVLTVVAAILTGMMKRNWAWAAGSGVQVLLLAGGFLHWTLAAVGVIFGLAWVYALHVRRSILG is encoded by the coding sequence ATGACCGAGTCCAAGCCTTCCGGTCTTAAAAATCCCGAGGCGGCGGTACGGGGTCTGGGCGCGGCCACACTCGGGTTCGAAGTGATCGTGCTCCTGCTCATGATCGCGCCGCTGAAGATGCTCGCCGGTGATCGCAGCGGCCCGCCGATCATCGCGGTCGTCGTGCTGACCGTGGTGGCGGCGATCCTGACCGGGATGATGAAACGGAACTGGGCCTGGGCCGCCGGCTCCGGTGTTCAGGTGCTGCTGCTCGCCGGAGGGTTCCTGCACTGGACCCTCGCGGCGGTCGGCGTGATCTTCGGGCTGGCGTGGGTGTACGCCCTGCACGTCCGCCGCAGCATCCTCGGCTGA
- a CDS encoding bifunctional folylpolyglutamate synthase/dihydrofolate synthase, with translation MTSEYAEVEAALEKRGFTRMIFDMQKIRDLMDMLGSPQRAYPAIHLTGTNGKTSTARMIDALLNAHGLHTGRYTSPHLESIRERISLDGDPVSEERFVDTYNDVVPLADLVDDRHPEPLTYFDMTTAMAYAAFADAPVDIAVVEVGLGGEEDATNVIEAGVCVLTPIGLDHTEWLGDTIEDIAWHKVGIIHQGATVVTALQDEDALRPIRERCASMGATLAREGSEFGVVERTQAVGGQVLVLRGLGGVYEEVFLPLFGAHQAQNAVLALAAVEAFLGAGPDKQLEIELIREGFANADSPGRLERVRSAPAILLDTAHNPHGMTATVAALEEEFGFRHLVAVMAVLGDKDVTGLLELLEPTVARIVVTRNSSSRSMPAEQLGELAVEIFGEDRVTVSDTMPDAIAEAVFLAEDDSSGELSGVGVLITGSVVTVADARKLLKR, from the coding sequence ATGACCAGCGAATACGCCGAAGTGGAAGCCGCGCTGGAGAAGCGCGGCTTCACCCGCATGATCTTCGACATGCAGAAGATCCGGGACCTGATGGACATGCTGGGCAGCCCGCAGCGGGCTTACCCGGCGATCCACCTGACCGGGACGAACGGCAAGACCAGCACGGCCCGGATGATCGACGCGCTGCTGAACGCCCACGGGCTGCACACCGGGCGGTACACCAGCCCGCACCTGGAGAGCATCCGGGAACGCATCAGCCTCGACGGTGACCCGGTGTCCGAGGAACGGTTCGTCGACACGTACAACGACGTGGTTCCGCTGGCCGACCTGGTCGACGACCGGCACCCCGAACCGCTGACCTACTTCGACATGACCACGGCCATGGCGTACGCGGCGTTCGCCGACGCGCCCGTGGACATCGCGGTCGTCGAAGTCGGGCTCGGTGGGGAGGAGGACGCCACCAACGTCATCGAAGCCGGCGTCTGCGTGCTCACCCCGATCGGTCTCGACCACACCGAGTGGCTCGGCGACACCATCGAGGACATCGCCTGGCACAAGGTCGGCATCATTCACCAGGGTGCCACGGTGGTCACCGCGCTCCAGGACGAGGACGCCCTGCGGCCCATCCGGGAACGCTGCGCCTCCATGGGTGCCACCCTGGCCCGGGAAGGCAGCGAGTTCGGGGTTGTCGAGCGCACCCAGGCGGTCGGCGGGCAGGTGCTGGTCCTCCGTGGCCTCGGCGGTGTCTACGAAGAGGTCTTCCTGCCGCTGTTCGGCGCTCACCAGGCACAGAACGCCGTCCTCGCGCTCGCCGCCGTCGAGGCGTTCCTCGGTGCCGGGCCGGACAAGCAACTCGAGATCGAGCTGATCCGGGAAGGGTTCGCCAACGCCGACTCGCCGGGCCGGCTGGAACGGGTCCGCAGCGCCCCGGCCATCCTCCTCGACACCGCGCACAACCCGCACGGGATGACCGCCACGGTGGCCGCGCTGGAAGAGGAATTCGGCTTCCGGCACCTGGTGGCCGTGATGGCGGTACTCGGCGACAAGGACGTCACCGGGCTTCTCGAACTGCTCGAACCGACCGTCGCCCGGATCGTCGTCACCCGGAACAGTTCGTCCCGGTCGATGCCCGCCGAGCAACTCGGGGAACTCGCCGTCGAGATCTTCGGCGAGGACCGGGTCACCGTCAGCGACACGATGCCGGACGCCATCGCCGAGGCCGTGTTCCTCGCCGAAGACGACTCGTCCGGTGAACTCAGTGGCGTCGGAGTGCTGATCACCGGCTCGGTGGTGACCGTCGCCGACGCACGGAAACTGCTCAAGCGATGA